A genome region from Trichoderma asperellum chromosome 7, complete sequence includes the following:
- a CDS encoding uncharacterized protein (SECRETED:SignalP(1-20)), whose protein sequence is MKSSALVSFAFAALTVAVKKTPVPDPFGLLFTHENYKGGRFFISDDCTPITSDFIGSIWIPTIEGHTIKCFLHDDEECGGGSVVISYNDSQTDIPTKIGDQVVAAQCLYF, encoded by the exons ATGAAGTCATCCGCTTTGGTCTCCTTCGCCTTCGCTGCCCTGACTGTGGCTGTCAAGAAAACCCCAGTCCCAGACCCTTTT GGACTTTTGTTCACTCATGAGAATTATAAGGGAGGCCGATTCTTTATCAGCGATGATTGCACTCCTATCACTTCTGACTTCAT TGGTTCTATCTGGATCCCAACCATAGAAGGCCATACTATAAAATGTTTTCTGCATGA CGACGAAGAATGCGGCGGTGGCTCAGTGGTCATTTCGTATAATGATTCCCAAACTGATATCCCAACTAAAATTGGGGACCAGGTAGTGGCGGCTCAATGCCTCTACTTCTAA
- a CDS encoding uncharacterized protein (EggNog:ENOG41), whose protein sequence is MSNSADDIVSLFRTYAAALAKQDWATITAGLHPELTRNHQAQTAEQYVNQAKEGFKAIPDLHVTLDQAFADKSNSFVFGRLIVRGTLKQEFMGIKPSGRPFEFSELTFYEYKDGKVLRILTATDKESIKNQVESLPRTPFDTGYGYRLPEQVTGLKEKFINFIEGISKGNAEESVLEYSAPEVLFNGVQKVKAQEIVQQNLAVQDALIELKVEVDGLVVDEEHQRVGSAYFITGRVAKPFKNFLPGQIFQQYNYVIHFINEDGKLGAIISVTESEKAIRKVNTVVD, encoded by the coding sequence ATGAGCAACTCTGCAGATGACATCGTCTCTCTATTCCGCACTTACGCGGCGGCTCTTGCTAAGCAAGATTGGGCCACAATAACGGCTGGGCTTCACCCAGAGCTTACTCGGAATCACCAAGCTCAAACTGCCGAGCAATATGTTAATCAAGCAAAGGAAGGATTCAAGGCTATTCCGGATCTACATGTTACGCTGGACCAGGCATTTGCCGATAAAAGCAACAGCTTCGTATTTGGTCGCCTAATCGTGCGAGGCACCCTCAAGCAAGAATTCATGGGAATCAAGCCCTCTGGACGCCCATTTGAGTTTTCGGAACTCACATTCTATGAGTATAAGGATGGTAAAGTTCTGCGGATCCTCACAGCTACGGATAAAGAGTCGATAAAGAATCAAGTCGAGAGCCTTCCTAGGACGCCATTTGATACAGGATATGGCTATAGGCTTCCTGAGCAGGTGACGGGGTTGAAAGagaaatttataaatttcaTAGAAGGCATAAGCAAAGGAAATGCTGAGGAATCTGTGCTCGAATATAGTGCTCCCGAAGTGTTGTTTAATGGCGTACAAAAGGTCAAGGCACAGGAGATAGTCCAACAGAATCTTGCCGTACAAGACGCTCTCATAGAGTTGAAAGTGGAGGTTGACGGGCTGGTCGTTGACGAAGAACACCAGCGGGTTGGTTCTGCTTACTTCATTACTGGACGGGTCGCCAAGCCTTTCAAAAACTTTTTGCCAGGTCAGATCTTTCAACAATACAATTACGTTATCCATTTCATTAATGAGGATGGGAAACTCGGAGCCATAATATCAGTTACTGAGAGCGAGAAAGCTATCAGAAAAGTCAATACTGTGGTAGACTAA
- a CDS encoding uncharacterized protein (EggNog:ENOG41) encodes MFGFFSSPATAPQHVPTDLVVPVGFFDDTIIFRTFVLYTLFVFDDVLDPERLRTSLERVVSRPGWNKLGARLRRNDRGELEHHVPAVFSPDRPAVGFDHVDYSALAEEDHPAASCIPRPPCNGRPAVVGDPDDLSELIYGHEVPKTLDDYIYTDRPQLGLRVVSFKNSTIVVLHWIHLAFDATAKKSLLDAWMLMLQGRENEIPEPLAPQEYILERCGKNPTEPHALAEHHVSKLGLVWWALQNSYNLIVRKKEHRMVCVPAAYLVKLREKALAELAAQATCEKSEVPFLSEGDILLAWVSRLAMANLSEDLEKTVAIQQAFQWRPMLADLIPDKRLFLSNCVGFLSTLMPAKDLLQKPLSYAASQIRRSIKEQSSREQIEAYTSLIRLDTANRAPPFFGNSSMQLLMFSNWQKANMYGTDLSAATVTPRRTPLTPSYVQSVQGPYKFSDGIIIVGKDAGGNYWLSGYRAKGLWGMMEKKMEEEVI; translated from the exons ATGtttggtttcttttctagTCCGGCAACAGCGCCCCAGCACGTGCCGACTGACCTCGTTGTCCCCGTCGGCTTCTTTGACGACACGATTATATTTAGAACGTTTGTGTTATATACCCTGTTTGTTTTCGACGACGTACTGGATCCTGAGAGATTGCGCACTTCGCTGGAACGTGTCGTGAGTCGCCCTGGCTGGAACAAACTGGGCGCTCGGCTGAGAAGAAAT GATCGTGGCGAACTTGAGCACCATGTACCAGCCGTCTTCTCCCCAGATCGCCCGGCAGTGGGTTTCGATCATGTGGATTATAGCGCCTTGGCTGAGGAAGACCATCCCGCGGCATCTTGCATACCCCGTCCTCCCTGCAATGGCCGGCCGGCGGTTGTGGGAGATCCCGATGACCTCTCGGAGCTGATATATGGCCACGAGGTACCTAAAACGCTCGAtgattatatatataccgaCCGTCCTCAGCTTGGTCTGCGTGTTGTCTCGTTCAAGAATTCGACAATTGTCGTCCTCCATTGGATACACCTCGCCTTTGACGCGACAGCAAAAAAGTCTCTTCTCGATGCCTGGATGCTGATGCTTCAGGGCAGAGAAAATGAGATTCCCGAGCCACTGGCCCCCCAAGAGTATATTTTAGAGCGCTGTGGCAAGAATCCCACAGAGCCCCATGCCCTCGCCGAGCACCATGTGTCcaagcttggccttgtctgGTGGGCACTTCAGAATTCCTACAACTTGATAGTCAGGAAGAAAGAGCATCGTATGGTCTGCGTGCCTGCTGCATACCTCGTAAagttgagagagaaggcTCTCGCGGAACTTGCTGCTCAGGCTACTTGCGAGAAATCAGAGGTTCCATTCCTAAGCGAAGGAGATATCCTCTTGGCTTGGGTATCTCGCTTGGCAATGGCTAATCTTTCAGAGGATTTGGAGAAAACC GTTGCTATACAACAAGCCTTTCAGTGGCGACCGATGTTGGCGGACCTAATACCAGATAAACGACTATTCCTCAGCAACTGCGTTGGCTTTCTTAGCACTCTAATGCCGGCTAAAGACCTTCTTCAAAAGCCACTCAGCTATGCAGCATCCCAGATCCGTCGCTCGATTAAGGAGCAAAGCTCTCGCGAACAAATTGAGGCCTACACATCACTGATTCGACTAGACACAGCCAACAGGGCGCCTCCATTCTTCGGTAACAGCTCGATGCAGTTGCTCATGTTTTCCAACTGGCAAAAAGCCAACATGTACGGGACCGATCTATCGGCTGCGACTGTGACGCCACGGCGCACACCACTGACACCATCCTATGTCCAGAGCGTACAGGGTCCGTACAAATTCTCTGATGGAATAATCATCGTGGGGAAAGATGCTGGGGGTAACTATTGGCTCTCTGGATATAGAGCAAAGGGTCTCTGGGGGATgatggaaaagaagatggaggaggaggtgaTCTAA
- a CDS encoding uncharacterized protein (EggNog:ENOG41): MCHSPLALKPDHLPLLESLKLRRCFIGPELVSFVRGHTQFLKSLDIRDCVSGGNAYSADTGIYWAEFFDSVFEAKPALTELIAGSSALLREGLLPDYWFDADPEVPEEIYRKLKADPSMRLFRYATVNTKYGQLSLDLETEEEEFESGNDQKAFDRLVGLLSENAAKTKR, from the coding sequence ATGTGCCACTCCCCGCTTGCGCTTAAGCCCGACCATCTTCCACTGCTGGAATCGCTAAAGCTTAGGAGGTGCTTTATTGGCCCGGAGCTGGTTTCGTTTGTTCGCGGCCACACGCAGTTTCTCAAGTCTCTCGATATCAGGGACTGCGTTAGTGGGGGTAATGCTTACTCGGCGGACACTGGCATATATTGGGCCGAGTTTTTTGATAGCGTGTTCGAGGCGAAACCGGCGCTTACCGAGTTGATTGCTGGAAGTAGTGCTCTCCTGCGTGAAGGACTCCTGCCCGACTATTGGTTCGACGCAGATCCTGAAGTCCCTGAGGAGATTTATCGGAAGCTCAAGGCTGACCCAAGCATGCGGTTGTTTCGATACGCTACTGTAAATACTAAATATGGCCAACTCTCCCTAGATTTGGagacagaggaagaggagtttGAAAGTGGCAACGACCAGAAGGCATTTGACCGACTTGTTGGCCTTTTGAGCGAGAACGCTGCAAAAACAAAGCGATGA
- a CDS encoding uncharacterized protein (EggNog:ENOG41) encodes MVPALTPAAAKVLQGHFTPNLSTVSLKFDFDFDDGEEWDAGCPDDLEAISIYVFRCEETEEYVREREETWQWRALMNETWRALAANIHVRELILDNFIPKWTSTFRTEEFGQFLSRLETAAFDILGMDNGACWRTSTEPGYTNFLSDLDDSFSTTRQD; translated from the coding sequence ATGGTGCCAGCCCTCACGCCGGCCGCAGCCAAAGTCCTCCAAGGTCACTTCACTCCGAACTTGAGTACCGTTAGTCTCAAGTTtgactttgactttgacgACGGCGAGGAATGGGATGCGGGCTGTCCAGACGACCTTGAGGCCATATCGATATATGTATTCCGTTGCGAGGAAACTGAAGAGTATGTCcgagagagggaagagacATGGCAGTGGCGGGCTCTTATGAACGAGACCTGGCGGGCGCTGGCAGCCAATATCCATGTGAGGGAGCTTATCCTAGACAACTTTATTCCTAAGTGGACATCTACTTTCCGCACAGAAGAGTTTGGTCAATTTCTCTCCCGGCTGGAGACTGCAGCCTTTGACATTCTCGGCATGGATAACGGCGCATGTTGGCGGACTAGTACGGAGCCGGGCTACACAAACTTCCTCTCTGATCTTGACGATTCTTTTTCCACCACACGACAGGATTAA